A part of Methanohalobium evestigatum Z-7303 genomic DNA contains:
- the groES gene encoding co-chaperone GroES has product MTIKPIGERVLIKVKKEEKTSGGVYIPESAQSENKEGYVVAVGTYEDGSELPVNEGDKIIYGGYQTDEIDIDGEKHIFVDLKDILAKVEE; this is encoded by the coding sequence ATGACCATCAAACCAATAGGTGAAAGGGTATTGATTAAAGTTAAAAAAGAAGAAAAGACCTCTGGAGGAGTTTATATTCCGGAGAGTGCTCAGTCGGAAAACAAGGAAGGATATGTAGTTGCAGTAGGAACATATGAAGATGGAAGTGAACTTCCTGTTAATGAAGGTGACAAAATCATCTATGGTGGATATCAGACCGATGAAATAGATATCGACGGAGAAAAGCATATTTTTGTTGATTTAAAGGATATACTTGCTAAAGTAGAAGAATAA
- a CDS encoding winged helix-turn-helix transcriptional regulator, translating to MSQRIILNKLDKPKNESLESDAKWICESLGFSSGRDIEHTSTKVIISLLKNLSNDGVTSSEAIAQDLDIKVSRVNYHIRNLINSGLVYREKKLLHLRGGSLKTAIQEMRKDTDRIFEELEYVAEGIDNKMGLKNR from the coding sequence ATGAGTCAGAGGATTATCCTGAATAAACTGGATAAACCAAAAAATGAAAGTCTTGAAAGTGATGCAAAATGGATATGTGAGAGCCTTGGATTTTCTTCAGGAAGAGATATAGAACATACATCTACAAAAGTCATTATAAGTTTACTCAAAAATTTATCCAATGACGGTGTTACTTCATCAGAAGCGATAGCACAAGACCTTGACATCAAAGTATCACGTGTTAATTATCATATAAGAAACCTTATTAATTCAGGACTGGTTTACAGAGAAAAAAAATTACTGCATCTTAGAGGAGGCAGTTTAAAAACTGCTATCCAAGAAATGAGAAAAGATACAGACCGCATATTTGAAGAACTGGAATACGTGGCAGAAGGAATAGACAACAAAATGGGTCTTAAAAACAGATGA